From the genome of Leguminivora glycinivorella isolate SPB_JAAS2020 chromosome Z, LegGlyc_1.1, whole genome shotgun sequence, one region includes:
- the LOC125241555 gene encoding neuroligin-4, Y-linked-like, whose amino-acid sequence MKKKNYGNEPNSYSNYEDYKHFYLSPSNPLPNTNVKFKISSRIVQTKYGKLQGIILGMDEHKYLKPLEVFLGVPYATPPVGSNRFSPTRAPSPWDGVRVSDRPGPACPQKLPDLHDERTMLDTMPKGRLEYLRRLMPYLKNQSEDCLYLNIFAPLQMDEVKMPIPVLVYIHGESFSWSSGNPYDGAVLASYADLIIVTLNFRLGILGFLNANPAPHLKARVANYGLMDQIAALHWVQQNIVLFGGDPTNITLMGHGSGAACINFLMISPTVMPGLFHRALLLSGSALSSWAIVDDPVFYTLKLAKHMNCAIPEDLTKDHEIIVDCLRDATTEQLLAIDISPPSFMTAFGPSVDGVVIKTDFAKDFLTTFPTGDFPSFGPLNNMNQNYNIHSKRSDSGRRRFQNKYDLMFGVVTSEALWKFSAHDIQNGIDPDKRDRMLRTYVRNSYLYHLSEIFYTIINEYTDWEKTNLINTRDATVAAFSDAQYVAPLVQSGDLLSGGPKPAPSDEDGPRRPTKTFFYVFDYQTKDGFYPPRMGVVHGEELPYIFGAPVVDGFGHFPRNYTKSEVALSESMMLFVSNFVRTGNPNDNTRQEVLLPASRERNKFRGINWEEYDSTHQKYLEIGVKPRLKNHFRAHQLSVWLRLVPELHRTGMEDISTRHNLFKNHNEQELYEGVVRPDPLARNLNDNDQMKRVNGSVYADAALTTVDSILVTCVTLLPNSRDVQTLNATENTLANLEAAGYAAYSTALSVTIAIGCSLLILNVLIFAGVYYQRDKSRSRGKQQRFNEKHFETISGKHSHYHMDPTHTPSLVVDVERHNRKKHQMGSDSHLANLNFKGPLNIPKSPPSPSLSIENMMIPSKLGSRNSSLRLPNVSYTQMGGYGTMPKNLNQFNNSPPSQELRQQKFLPPNGSASQGSPLGREDAARGGPHATLRRGKNPHNASSLPQAAIDEMRV is encoded by the exons atgaagaaaaaaaattacgGCAATGAACCCAATTCTTACAGCAACTACGAGGACtacaaacatttttatttaagcCCCTCAAATCCATTGCCAAATACGAAtgtgaaatttaaaataagtagTAGAATAGTTCAGACTAAATATGGTAAACTTCAGGGCATCATTTTGGGCATGGatgaacataaatatttaaaaccaCTCGAAGTATTTTTAGGTGTTCCATATGCCACTCCCCCCGTAGGATCAAACAG GTTCAGCCCAACAAGGGCACCATCACCATGGGATGGTGTGCGGGTCTCCGACCGGCCAGGCCCTGCGTGTCCGCAGAAGTTGCCCGACCTCCACGATGAAAGGACCATGTTAGACACTATGCCTAAAGGCAGACTGGAATACTTGAGAAGACTGATGCCTTATCTTAAAAACCAGAGTGAAGATTGTCTTTACTTGAACATTTTTGCGCCCTTGCAAA TGGATGAAGTCAAAATGCCGATTCCAGTGCTAGTTTACATACACGGGGAAAGCTTTTCGTGGAGCTCTGGAAATCCATACGATGGAGCTGTTCTAGCCAGTTACGCAGATTTGATAATTGTCACCTTAAATTTTCGACTTGGTATCTTAG GGTTCCTTAATGCAAATCCGGCGCCACATTTAAAAGCCCGGGTGGCAAATTATGGTTTGATGGATCAAATAGCTGCGTTGCATTGGGTACAGCAGAATATTGTGTTATTTGGAGGTGATCCAACTAACATTACACTAATGGGACACGGCTCAGGGGCCGCCTGCATTAATTTTCTCATGATATCTCCCACTGTCATGCCAG GTTTATTCCACAGAGCACTACTTCTTTCCGGTTCGGCGCTAAGTTCATGGGCTATTGTAGACGATCCAGTATTTTATACACTAAAATTAGCAAAGCACATGAATTGTGCTATACCAGAAGACTTGACGAAAGATCATGAAATCATTGTTGATTGTCTCAGAGATGCCACTACGGAACAGCTGTTAGCAATAGACATATCCCCTCCAAGTTTTATGACAGCATTTGGCCCCTCTGTCGACGGAGTTGTGATAAAGACAGACTTTGCAAAAGATTTTTTAACCACATTTCCGACAGGCGATTTTCCAAGTTTCGGACCGTTGAATAATATGAATCAAAATTATAACATACACTCTAAGAGAAGTGATAGTGGAAGAAGacgttttcaaaataaatacgaCTTGATGTTTGGTGTGGTAACCAGTGAAGCATTGTGGAAGTTTTCAGCTCATGACATTCAAAATGGGATTGATCCTGACAAAAGAGACCGCATGTTAAG GACGTATGTGAGAAATTCGTACTTATATCATTTAAGTGAAATATTCTACACCATTATCAACGAGTACACAGACTGGGAAAAAACG AACTTGATCAATACCAGAGACGCGACGGTGGCTGCATTCTCAGATGCTCAATATGTGGCACCGTTAGTACAGAGCGGAGATTTGCTCAGCGGGGGGCCTAAACCAGCACCAAGCGACGAGGACGGGCCACGCCGACCaactaaaacatttttttacgtgTTTGACTATCAGACTAAAGACGGTTTTTATCCTCCG AGAATGGGCGTCGTCCACGGTGAAGAGCTGCCATATATTTTCGGCGCTCCCGTCGTAGATGGGTTTGGCCATTTCCCTCGAAATTACACAAAGTCTGAGGTTGCATTGTCAGAATCTATGATGCTCTTTGTATCTAACTTTGTGAGAACAGG aaatccAAACGACAACACCAGACAGGAGGTTTTGTTGCCAGCGTCGAGGGAGCGTAATAAATTTCGTGGCATAAATTGGGAAGAGTACGACTCCACGCACCAAAAGTACTTAGAAATAG GTGTGAAACCGCGTCTGAAGAATCACTTTAGGGCTCATCAACTTTCTGTCTGGCTGAGGCTAGTCCCTGAGTTGCACAGAACGGGAATGGAAGATATTTCTACTAGGCATAACTTGTTTAAAAATCACAACGAGCAAGAACTATACGAAGGCGTCGTCAGGCCTGACCCTCTGGCAAGGAATCTCAACGACAACGATCAAATGAAACGAGTAAATGGATCAGTTTATGCTGATGCGGCTTTGACTACCGTTGATTCTATTTTAGTGACATGCGTAACACTATTACCAAATAGTAGGGACGTACAAACATTGAATGCCACAGAAAACACTTTAGCTAATTTGGAGGCAGCTGGGTACGCCGCCTATTCGACGGCATTAAGTGTTACGATAGCTATTGGTTGCTCACTATTGATTCTAAATGTTTTGATATTCGCCGGAGTATACTATCAGCGGGATAAATCTAGGTCACGCGGGAAACAACAACGCTTTAATGAGAAACACTTTGAGACTATCTCCGGAAAACACTCACATTACCACATGGATCCGACGCATACTCCCAGCTTAGTCGTAGACGTGGAAAGACACAATCGAAAGAAACACCAAATGGGCAGTGATTCTCACTTGGCTAACCTGAACTTTAAAGGTCCGCTGAACATACCAAAATCGCCACCGAGTCCTTCACTTAGTATAGAAAATATGATGATACCCAGTAAATTAGGAAGTAGAAACAGTAGTTTAAGATTGCCCAACGTGAGTTACACCCAAATGGGTGGGTACGGCACGATGCCAAAGAATTTGAACCAGTTTAATAACTCGCCGCCCTCACAGGAGTTGAGACAGCAGAAATTCCTGCCTCCAAACGGTTCGGCTTCGCAGGGCTCCCCCTTAGGGCGGGAGGACGCGGCGAGAGGGGGGCCTCACGCCACTCTCCGGCGCGGAAAGAACCCCCACAACGCCTCGAGTCTGCCACAAGCAGCTATTGACGAAATGAGAGTGTGA